In Flammeovirgaceae bacterium 311, one DNA window encodes the following:
- a CDS encoding ATP synthase subunit c (COG0636 F0F1-type ATP synthase, subunit c/Archaeal/vacuolar-type H+-ATPase, subunit K) — protein MLLALLLNVGLAVMGAGIGAGLVALGAGLGIGRIGGQAMESIARQPEAGGRIQTAMIIAAALIEGVALFGVVVCLLIALNVAGIGAEVLAQ, from the coding sequence ATGTTACTCGCTCTATTGTTAAACGTAGGCTTAGCCGTTATGGGCGCTGGTATTGGTGCCGGTCTTGTAGCGTTAGGCGCAGGTCTTGGTATCGGTCGTATCGGTGGTCAGGCCATGGAATCAATCGCTCGTCAGCCTGAGGCTGGTGGTCGTATCCAGACTGCCATGATCATTGCTGCTGCACTTATTGAGGGTGTTGCCCTTTTTGGTGTGGTAGTATGTCTGCTGATTGCCCTGAACGTGGCTGGTATTGGTGCTGAAGTATTAGCCCAGTAA
- a CDS encoding peptidase m23 (COG0739 Membrane proteins related to metalloendopeptidases): MLILRNEENFAERTTLSFTYAKGILFLVTVFLIMLLVSLYLVTTLLAAWLDPRHVEVEANRQLIELTLAVDSLETEVNRKNVFIQSFQKLTTGAVAHDTLVREAEIGIVAAKTDDDGIYNMSSVDSVLRAEFEGSGVDERMFMNNSSSELQELYFMAPIGSGLVTSPYNAKIKHLGIDIVSKQNEPIKAAADGTVLFASWTQKEGYVLAIQHRANVVTLYKHNSALLKEAGDYVRAGEIVAIIGNTGELTTGPHLHFELWYNGNPVNPEEFVSF; the protein is encoded by the coding sequence TTGCTGATCTTGCGCAATGAGGAAAACTTTGCCGAGCGTACTACCCTAAGTTTTACCTATGCCAAAGGTATACTTTTTTTAGTTACCGTTTTCCTCATTATGCTACTGGTTAGCTTGTATTTAGTTACAACACTGCTGGCTGCCTGGTTAGATCCACGGCATGTAGAAGTTGAGGCCAACCGGCAGCTCATTGAGCTTACGCTTGCCGTCGATTCTCTGGAAACAGAAGTTAACAGGAAGAATGTATTTATACAGTCTTTTCAAAAGCTCACTACCGGGGCGGTTGCACATGATACGCTGGTACGGGAGGCTGAAATAGGAATAGTAGCCGCTAAAACAGATGATGACGGCATATACAATATGTCGAGTGTTGATTCTGTGCTGCGGGCAGAGTTTGAGGGTTCTGGTGTGGATGAGCGTATGTTTATGAACAACTCATCCAGCGAACTGCAGGAGTTGTATTTCATGGCTCCGATTGGCAGTGGTCTGGTTACCTCCCCTTACAATGCCAAGATCAAGCATTTAGGGATTGACATAGTATCCAAGCAAAATGAGCCCATTAAAGCCGCGGCAGATGGTACTGTTTTGTTTGCCTCCTGGACGCAAAAGGAAGGATATGTGCTGGCCATACAGCACCGTGCAAATGTGGTAACCTTGTACAAGCATAACTCGGCGCTTCTAAAAGAAGCGGGCGATTATGTACGGGCAGGAGAAATAGTGGCCATTATTGGCAACACAGGTGAGCTCACCACCGGTCCTCATTTGCATTTTGAATTATGGTATAACGGTAATCCCGTTAATCCGGAAGAATTTGTTTCATTCTAA
- a CDS encoding ATP synthase F0 subcomplex subunit B (COG0711 F0F1-type ATP synthase, subunit b) has product MELVNPGIGLIIWTAITFIIVLLLLRKFAWNPIMEGLRQREDFIDESIRAAENAKAEMANLRAENERLLDDARAERERIIREANVAAKNLIEEAKGEAQKQAQRQLDEARIAINTEKQAALAEVKQQVAKLSLEIAEKLLRRELSNESAQRALVQDYVSNLNVQ; this is encoded by the coding sequence ATGGAATTAGTAAATCCCGGCATTGGTCTTATTATCTGGACCGCCATTACATTCATCATTGTGTTGCTGTTGCTGCGCAAGTTTGCCTGGAATCCTATCATGGAAGGCCTGCGCCAGCGTGAAGATTTTATAGATGAATCGATTCGTGCTGCCGAGAATGCCAAAGCAGAAATGGCTAACCTCCGTGCAGAAAATGAGCGCCTGCTGGATGATGCCCGTGCAGAGCGTGAAAGAATAATTCGTGAAGCAAACGTAGCTGCTAAAAACCTGATTGAAGAGGCAAAAGGCGAAGCGCAAAAACAGGCGCAGCGTCAGCTTGATGAGGCACGTATTGCCATCAATACAGAAAAGCAGGCAGCACTTGCCGAAGTGAAACAACAGGTAGCCAAGCTTTCGCTGGAGATTGCCGAAAAACTGCTGCGCCGCGAGCTAAGCAACGAAAGTGCTCAAAGAGCACTGGTGCAGGATTATGTAAGTAATCTGAACGTTCAGTAA
- a CDS encoding hypothetical protein (COG1664 Integral membrane protein CcmA involved in cell shape determination) gives MFHSNISGVMFNKQEKKVAVEQLANSNNSISNGTSIVGDVETFGSIRIDGKVKGNITTKNKLVLGNTSVIDGNILAQNAEIEGEVTGRVEVAELLILKPTAKINGDIVTNKIIVEAGAVFTASCNVGDQAKAKEIRINSNLDGAAKEETERIQQAAKAKSA, from the coding sequence TTGTTTCATTCTAATATAAGTGGTGTTATGTTTAACAAGCAGGAGAAAAAAGTAGCAGTAGAGCAATTGGCTAACAGCAACAACAGTATCAGCAATGGTACCAGCATTGTTGGTGATGTAGAAACCTTTGGCAGCATTCGCATTGATGGCAAAGTAAAGGGAAACATTACTACCAAAAATAAACTTGTTTTGGGAAATACATCTGTTATTGATGGTAACATTCTTGCTCAGAATGCCGAAATTGAAGGTGAGGTAACAGGCCGTGTAGAGGTAGCAGAACTATTGATTTTGAAACCAACTGCCAAAATAAATGGCGATATTGTTACTAATAAAATTATAGTGGAAGCCGGCGCTGTGTTTACTGCAAGCTGTAATGTAGGAGACCAGGCAAAGGCAAAAGAAATTAGAATAAACAGTAATCTGGATGGAGCAGCCAAAGAAGAAACCGAGCGAATCCAGCAAGCAGCAAAAGCAAAGTCAGCTTAA
- a CDS encoding ATP synthase F0 subunit A (COG0356 F0F1-type ATP synthase, subunit a) gives MKISEKARNICKVLKISILVVLLLGVNTAKVSAASGEGEPFSAGDMILHHISDAHEWHFWDGPFGTLYLPVILYSQDRGLEAFMSSRFYNDNHELVSYNGYQVNHGHIERVGGGDVVDLSITKNVASMLLSAVIMLIIFSSIASRYKKGAVSAPKGLQSFLEPIILFIRDDIARPNIGHKYRRFMPFLLTLFFFIWINNMLGLLPGAANVTGNIAVTLVLAAIVFIITTFSGTKEYWGHIFNTPGVPWWLKTVLPIMPIVEFIGIFTKPFSLMIRLFANITAGHIIILSLFSLIFIFQSVAVSPISVAFATFMYFLELFVALLQAYIFTLLAAMYFGGAVEEHHHEEHAKEEEAQVDKALI, from the coding sequence ATGAAAATATCTGAAAAGGCTCGTAATATCTGTAAAGTTCTCAAAATCAGTATTTTAGTTGTTCTATTGTTGGGTGTGAACACCGCAAAAGTATCAGCTGCTTCAGGCGAAGGCGAGCCCTTCAGTGCAGGTGATATGATTTTGCACCACATTTCCGATGCCCATGAGTGGCATTTCTGGGATGGTCCTTTCGGAACACTCTACCTTCCTGTAATTCTTTATTCTCAGGATCGTGGTCTGGAGGCTTTTATGTCTTCCAGGTTCTATAATGATAACCACGAGCTGGTTTCTTACAATGGCTATCAGGTAAATCATGGCCATATTGAGCGTGTGGGTGGCGGCGATGTGGTGGATCTTTCCATCACCAAAAATGTGGCTTCCATGCTGCTAAGTGCAGTAATCATGCTTATTATCTTCTCCAGCATTGCCAGCCGTTATAAAAAAGGTGCTGTGTCGGCGCCAAAAGGCCTGCAGTCTTTCCTGGAGCCTATTATCCTGTTTATACGCGACGATATTGCCAGGCCAAATATTGGGCATAAATACCGCCGCTTTATGCCGTTTTTGCTTACCCTGTTCTTCTTTATCTGGATCAACAACATGTTAGGCTTGTTGCCTGGTGCAGCAAACGTAACGGGTAATATCGCGGTAACGCTGGTACTGGCAGCCATTGTGTTTATCATTACTACCTTTAGCGGCACAAAAGAATACTGGGGTCACATTTTCAATACACCTGGTGTACCCTGGTGGCTGAAAACAGTGCTGCCCATCATGCCGATTGTAGAATTTATCGGTATTTTTACAAAGCCTTTCTCTCTCATGATCCGTTTGTTTGCAAACATTACGGCGGGTCACATTATCATCCTTAGCCTTTTCTCTCTGATTTTTATTTTCCAGAGTGTTGCGGTAAGTCCCATCAGTGTGGCGTTTGCTACTTTTATGTACTTCCTGGAGCTCTTTGTTGCCTTACTGCAGGCGTATATTTTTACCCTGCTGGCAGCCATGTACTTTGGGGGTGCTGTAGAGGAGCACCACCACGAGGAGCATGCCAAAGAAGAAGAAGCACAGGTTGATAAAGCACTTATATAA
- a CDS encoding membrane carboxypeptidase/penicillin-binding protein (COG5009 Membrane carboxypeptidase/penicillin-binding protein), producing the protein MATTETPVKKKKKKTKSGTKQKVLGGIVIALWVLFFGVVIGLPLYIYSVSTNFLGLYGGMPGFSTLENPENDLSSELYSSDGVQLGKYYRKNRVNATYEELSPNLVKALIAIEDVRFEGHSGIDPESMGRVAFGVVKYAFTGNKDNLEGGGSTLSQQLAKNLFSLRSDERYEGKLYGINRNIDMLFNKTKEWITAVRLERSYTKKEILAMYLNTVEFGSNSYGIKTASQTFYGKNPNELDVQEAATLAGIVQAPSRLSPFYHPEAAQLKRNTVVLKMAEHDYISKSTADSILQQPLALKYSVESHNQGVAPYFRSVIKDFLTKWAREHGYDIYEDGLKIYTTIDSRLQKYAEEAVAGHMGKLQTKFEKEWAGRNPWVDENNREISGFIEQEAKRSEHYQKLVRKYGKGADSVDIVMKAKRPMRIFSYKGEIDTLMSPLDSVRHYKRFLHTGFMAMDPYSGAIRAWVGGIDFKHFKFDHVMQSKRQPGSTFKPFVYATAIENGYSPCYTIYDVPRSYPTGGDPPSWEPKNSDGKFTNQPMSLREAMAQSINSVTADIMYKMKPENVVSLARRMGIKSDLEPVLALALGTSDVSVYEMVGAYSTFVNKGVYTQPFFITRIEDKNGNVLFEPQPKTIEALNEETAYLMVHMLKGGTQLGGGTALGLSPQLRHNIEIGAKTGTTQNASDGWFMGITPELVAGAWVGGDNRSIRFRSWLSGQGARTAMPIWEDFMLKAYNDPQLDIDKTTFDAPREPLSIEINCARYNQNYGGASTNEPDTSGINTQAPIDPGDIF; encoded by the coding sequence ATGGCCACCACTGAGACGCCTGTTAAAAAGAAGAAGAAGAAGACCAAGAGTGGAACCAAGCAAAAAGTGCTTGGTGGAATTGTAATTGCGCTGTGGGTACTGTTCTTTGGAGTAGTGATAGGCTTACCCCTCTACATTTATTCAGTAAGCACCAATTTCCTGGGCCTTTACGGTGGCATGCCCGGCTTCAGTACGCTGGAGAATCCCGAAAATGACCTCTCCAGTGAGCTCTATAGTTCCGATGGTGTTCAGCTTGGCAAGTACTACCGTAAAAACAGGGTTAATGCAACCTATGAAGAGCTCTCGCCAAACCTGGTAAAAGCCCTCATTGCCATTGAAGACGTACGCTTTGAAGGCCACTCAGGCATTGATCCGGAAAGTATGGGTCGTGTTGCCTTTGGCGTTGTAAAGTATGCATTTACTGGCAATAAAGATAATCTGGAGGGTGGTGGCAGTACGCTTTCGCAGCAGCTGGCAAAAAACCTCTTTAGCCTCCGCAGCGACGAAAGGTACGAGGGCAAACTTTATGGGATAAACCGCAACATCGATATGCTCTTTAATAAAACAAAAGAGTGGATTACGGCGGTAAGACTGGAGCGCTCTTATACCAAAAAGGAAATTCTGGCCATGTACCTCAACACAGTTGAGTTTGGCAGCAACTCTTATGGCATTAAAACAGCCTCGCAGACTTTCTACGGTAAAAACCCCAATGAGCTGGATGTGCAGGAAGCTGCTACCCTGGCTGGTATTGTGCAGGCCCCTTCGCGCTTAAGCCCTTTCTACCATCCCGAAGCAGCCCAGTTAAAGCGTAATACGGTGGTGCTGAAAATGGCTGAACATGACTACATCAGCAAGTCAACTGCCGATAGTATTCTGCAACAGCCCCTTGCCCTGAAGTATAGTGTAGAGAGCCATAATCAGGGTGTTGCTCCTTATTTCCGTTCTGTTATCAAGGACTTTCTTACCAAATGGGCCAGAGAGCATGGCTACGATATTTATGAGGATGGCCTGAAGATTTATACCACCATTGACAGCCGCCTGCAGAAATATGCTGAAGAAGCCGTAGCCGGCCATATGGGTAAACTGCAAACCAAGTTCGAAAAAGAATGGGCCGGCAGAAATCCGTGGGTAGACGAAAACAACCGTGAAATAAGCGGATTTATTGAGCAGGAAGCTAAAAGATCGGAGCATTACCAAAAGCTGGTACGCAAGTATGGCAAGGGTGCAGATTCTGTTGATATCGTGATGAAAGCAAAGCGACCGATGCGTATTTTCTCTTATAAGGGAGAGATTGATACACTCATGTCGCCGCTGGATTCTGTTCGCCACTACAAACGCTTTCTGCATACCGGCTTTATGGCCATGGATCCGTATTCAGGTGCCATCAGAGCATGGGTGGGCGGTATTGATTTTAAGCACTTCAAGTTCGACCACGTGATGCAGAGCAAGCGCCAGCCCGGCTCTACCTTTAAGCCATTTGTGTATGCTACTGCTATAGAAAATGGTTACTCGCCCTGCTACACGATATATGATGTGCCCCGCAGCTACCCAACCGGCGGTGATCCGCCAAGCTGGGAGCCTAAAAACTCAGATGGTAAATTCACTAACCAGCCCATGAGTCTTCGGGAGGCAATGGCGCAATCCATCAACTCGGTAACTGCCGATATCATGTACAAGATGAAGCCCGAAAATGTGGTTTCTCTGGCCAGGCGCATGGGCATTAAGAGCGATCTTGAACCTGTACTGGCGCTGGCTCTGGGTACCAGTGATGTATCTGTATACGAAATGGTAGGCGCCTACAGCACCTTTGTAAACAAAGGGGTATACACCCAACCCTTCTTTATTACCCGCATTGAAGATAAAAACGGCAATGTGCTTTTTGAACCACAGCCAAAGACCATAGAAGCGCTGAACGAGGAAACTGCTTACCTGATGGTGCACATGCTAAAAGGGGGCACGCAGTTAGGGGGTGGTACGGCTTTAGGATTAAGCCCTCAGCTTCGGCATAATATTGAAATAGGTGCCAAGACGGGTACTACACAAAATGCATCAGATGGCTGGTTCATGGGCATTACCCCCGAGCTGGTGGCAGGTGCCTGGGTGGGTGGCGATAACCGCAGCATCCGCTTCCGCAGCTGGCTTTCCGGCCAGGGCGCCCGTACGGCCATGCCTATCTGGGAAGATTTCATGCTCAAGGCTTATAACGATCCGCAGCTGGACATTGATAAGACTACTTTTGATGCACCACGCGAGCCCCTTAGCATTGAGATTAATTGTGCCCGGTATAACCAAAACTACGGTGGTGCTTCAACCAACGAACCAGACACCTCCGGAATCAATACACAGGCACCTATTGACCCGGGCGATATATTTTAA
- a CDS encoding excinuclease ABC subunit C (COG0322 Nuclease subunit of the excinuclease complex), protein MVAVKVFLFSGFCMQASYYTPDQIGLLPTEPGIYKYYDTDRRLIYVGKAKSLKKRVSSYFTKQTGVDRKTRKLVSEVRFIEFTIVNNEFEALLLENTLIKENQPKYNILLRDDKSYPYICVTNERFSRIIAIRRFEPGLGTYYGPFASVKAMNNVFYLLRSLYHIRTCTLNLSEENIRKGKFKVCLEYHIGNCKGPCENLVSEEEYNRDIEQAEYILKGHLAQPRQYFKERMQEAASQLEFEQAQRYKDKYELLEKYQAKSLVVNPNIADVDVFAITSDDKCAFINYLKVINGAITVTKTVEVKKKLEETDAEILALIMVEMRSRYNSNTREIITNIPLEIEVQDLHISVPKIGDKRKLVELSLKNVLYFKKERMSTLEDQRNKPHRVVLQLQKDLQLKHAPVRIECFDNSNIQGTNPVAAMVCFINGKPAKKEYRHYNIKTVTGPNDFASMNEVVGRRYKKLVEEEIPLPDLIVVDGGKGQLSAATDALKALGIYGQVPIIGIAKRLEELYFPEDQYPLHIDKKSESLMLLQRLRDEAHRFAITHHRQKRSKAAFTSQLENIAGIGETTVTKLLQHFRTVQKIREASFEEVSAVVGKDKAQRVKEALTQMSSQTSTAKGDPQ, encoded by the coding sequence ATGGTAGCTGTAAAAGTTTTTCTTTTTTCAGGCTTCTGTATGCAAGCATCCTATTATACCCCCGATCAGATTGGCCTCCTGCCTACGGAGCCGGGCATTTACAAATATTATGATACTGACCGCCGGCTTATTTACGTAGGCAAAGCCAAGAGTCTTAAAAAACGGGTAAGCAGTTATTTTACCAAACAAACGGGCGTAGACCGTAAAACCCGAAAATTGGTTTCAGAAGTACGCTTCATTGAATTTACCATCGTAAACAATGAATTTGAAGCGCTCTTACTGGAGAATACCCTTATCAAGGAAAATCAGCCCAAGTACAACATTCTATTGCGCGATGATAAAAGCTACCCCTACATCTGCGTTACCAACGAGCGTTTTTCACGCATTATAGCCATCAGAAGGTTTGAGCCCGGGCTTGGCACCTACTACGGCCCCTTTGCCTCTGTAAAGGCCATGAACAACGTATTTTACCTACTTAGGAGCCTGTATCATATCCGCACCTGCACGCTTAATCTTTCAGAAGAAAACATCCGGAAAGGGAAATTCAAGGTTTGCCTGGAGTACCACATTGGCAACTGCAAAGGCCCTTGTGAAAACCTGGTGTCTGAAGAAGAATACAACAGGGATATTGAACAGGCCGAGTATATTTTAAAAGGACATCTTGCACAGCCACGCCAGTATTTTAAGGAACGTATGCAGGAGGCGGCAAGCCAGCTTGAGTTTGAGCAGGCCCAGCGCTATAAAGATAAATATGAACTCCTGGAAAAATATCAGGCCAAATCGCTGGTGGTAAACCCTAACATAGCCGATGTAGATGTTTTTGCCATTACTTCTGATGACAAGTGTGCCTTTATCAATTATCTGAAGGTAATCAACGGTGCTATTACGGTAACCAAAACGGTAGAGGTAAAGAAAAAGCTGGAAGAGACCGATGCAGAAATACTGGCCCTGATCATGGTTGAAATGCGAAGCCGCTATAACAGCAACACCCGCGAAATTATCACTAACATACCCCTGGAGATTGAGGTACAGGACCTGCACATATCAGTGCCTAAAATAGGCGATAAGCGTAAGCTGGTAGAGTTATCGCTTAAGAACGTATTGTACTTCAAAAAGGAGCGCATGAGCACGCTGGAGGATCAGCGCAATAAGCCGCACCGGGTGGTACTACAGCTGCAGAAAGACCTGCAGCTAAAGCATGCTCCTGTGCGGATAGAGTGTTTCGATAACTCCAACATACAAGGCACCAACCCAGTAGCGGCCATGGTTTGCTTTATCAATGGCAAGCCTGCTAAAAAAGAGTACCGCCATTACAACATTAAAACCGTTACAGGCCCTAACGACTTTGCCTCCATGAACGAGGTGGTGGGGCGCCGGTACAAAAAGCTGGTAGAAGAAGAAATTCCCCTGCCCGACCTGATTGTTGTTGACGGTGGCAAAGGCCAGCTTAGTGCAGCAACAGATGCACTGAAAGCGCTTGGTATTTACGGGCAGGTGCCCATTATTGGGATTGCAAAACGCCTGGAGGAACTCTATTTCCCCGAAGATCAGTACCCCCTGCACATCGATAAAAAGTCTGAATCGCTCATGCTGCTACAGCGACTGCGTGATGAAGCCCACCGTTTTGCCATAACACACCACCGACAGAAGCGCAGTAAAGCAGCTTTTACCAGCCAGCTGGAAAATATAGCAGGCATAGGCGAAACTACCGTTACCAAGCTGCTGCAACACTTCCGTACGGTTCAGAAAATACGGGAGGCTTCTTTTGAAGAAGTAAGCGCAGTGGTTGGTAAAGACAAGGCACAGCGCGTGAAAGAAGCACTTACACAGATGAGTAGCCAAACCTCTACTGCAAAAGGAGATCCTCAATAA
- a CDS encoding ATP synthase f1, delta subunit (COG0712 F0F1-type ATP synthase, delta subunit (mitochondrial oligomycin sensitivity protein)): protein MAAEARVASRYAKSLLDLAVEKGVLEEVYQDMTLLNKTIKDNREFELLLRNPIVKSEKKKAILRALFASKVSMMTGKFLDIISSKSREDYVPAIAVEFLRQYRFTKGITRAEVVTTFPLTAALRERFIATVVEITGGTVELIEKIDPTLIGGYVLRVGDKQIDESIRTKLEELEAEFKHNPYVKQF, encoded by the coding sequence ATGGCAGCAGAAGCAAGAGTAGCCTCCCGATACGCTAAATCACTGCTGGACCTGGCAGTGGAGAAAGGCGTTTTAGAGGAGGTTTATCAGGATATGACTCTCCTGAACAAAACGATTAAGGACAATCGTGAGTTTGAGTTGTTGCTGAGGAATCCAATTGTAAAGAGCGAAAAAAAGAAAGCCATACTGCGGGCCTTGTTTGCCTCTAAGGTTAGCATGATGACAGGCAAGTTTCTGGACATCATCAGCAGCAAAAGCCGCGAAGATTATGTTCCGGCCATTGCTGTTGAATTCCTGAGGCAATACAGGTTTACTAAAGGAATCACCAGGGCAGAAGTGGTAACCACTTTTCCGCTTACAGCCGCACTGCGTGAACGTTTTATTGCCACTGTTGTTGAAATTACCGGTGGTACGGTAGAGCTGATAGAAAAAATAGACCCTACGCTTATTGGCGGCTATGTGCTGCGCGTGGGCGACAAGCAGATAGACGAAAGTATTCGTACCAAGCTTGAGGAACTCGAAGCAGAGTTCAAGCACAATCCTTACGTAAAACAATTTTAA
- a CDS encoding hypothetical protein (COG0457 FOG: TPR repeat) gives MSKNWHNTTAHYNAYFLADQKLKEIEQQIAESHKRNFNNLLYIQPPLDTVMAQQYAEPLEEAMKMASLAIERHKNSKWVDDSYLLIGKARFYGREFEPAIETFKYVNTRSKDDNVRHKALIHLMHTFMDDTALNNAKGVADFLRKENLNKENKRDYNLALASLYRHREEWDQMAASLENAVADTKKSDGRAELHFILGQLYQRMEQQEEAYKNFRQVLRSNPDYELSFFARLHMAQVANLTAEGDEKQIRRYFNKLLKDRKNKEYRDKIYYELANFEMRQGNVKEAIENYKKSVAVSTNNPRQKSYAYRKLADFYYAEGSYKLSKAYYDSTATTTPQDETDFAYLQNRQRIMADLVEQITVIEQQDSLLRLASMDPTALEAYIDDVIRQEEQAREIAQRKNSEKINQVNVRTGFNTIPDKFGTAQESGSNVWYFYNTSLVSIGQSEFVKRWGNRPLEDNWRRSKRGRDNSNVTTQAQAREEFEDATAEVVDNDARLAARRATMVENLPITPEQQTASLLQIETAYYNLGRIFNYDLKEFLPTVDAYTTLISRFQESEYRPEVLYNLYLMYLPTDEAKANQYRDELLRLYPESTYARTILNPNYEREEDQATAQLKQLYAQAYNLYQRQAYARADSLLQQGQQLYPNSNFQSHLDLLRILIMGHTADMQSYQASLEQFIQGNEDQSLDQYASELLQASQKFSADTTLRLGTVYEEDFNQPHYFIALYTPGNKKANEIIRLIDSYNAKQEASRKLKATTIILNDRKSMVFVSQFPDKTTAMQYFRALERKNPFGSDFENADLEYFVISKDNFSILYNSKDVGRYSAFFQKFYY, from the coding sequence ATGAGCAAGAACTGGCATAACACCACTGCCCATTACAATGCCTATTTTCTGGCCGATCAGAAGTTAAAGGAAATTGAGCAGCAGATTGCCGAAAGCCACAAGCGCAACTTTAACAACCTGCTCTACATACAGCCCCCGCTCGATACGGTAATGGCTCAGCAATATGCCGAACCCCTGGAAGAAGCCATGAAAATGGCTTCCCTGGCTATTGAAAGGCATAAAAATAGCAAATGGGTGGATGACAGTTACCTGCTGATTGGCAAAGCCCGGTTCTATGGCCGTGAGTTTGAACCGGCTATTGAAACCTTTAAATATGTAAATACCAGGAGTAAGGATGATAACGTACGGCACAAGGCGCTCATTCACCTGATGCACACTTTTATGGACGATACCGCCCTGAACAATGCCAAGGGTGTGGCCGATTTTTTACGTAAAGAAAACCTGAACAAGGAAAATAAACGGGATTATAACCTGGCCCTTGCCTCCTTGTACCGTCACCGCGAAGAATGGGACCAAATGGCGGCTTCGCTGGAAAATGCCGTAGCCGATACTAAAAAAAGTGATGGCCGGGCCGAACTGCATTTTATCCTGGGCCAGCTCTACCAGCGCATGGAGCAGCAGGAAGAAGCCTATAAAAACTTCAGGCAGGTGCTTCGCAGCAATCCCGATTATGAGCTTAGCTTTTTTGCACGCCTGCACATGGCACAGGTAGCCAATTTAACAGCCGAAGGCGACGAAAAACAAATACGCCGCTACTTCAACAAGCTGCTCAAAGACCGTAAGAACAAAGAATACCGCGACAAGATCTATTACGAGCTGGCAAACTTCGAAATGCGGCAGGGTAATGTGAAGGAGGCCATTGAAAACTACAAAAAATCTGTAGCCGTAAGCACCAATAACCCCCGACAGAAAAGCTACGCTTACCGCAAGCTTGCTGATTTCTACTATGCCGAGGGCAGCTATAAACTATCCAAAGCGTATTACGACAGCACCGCAACCACCACCCCCCAGGATGAAACCGATTTTGCCTACCTGCAGAACCGGCAGCGCATTATGGCAGACCTGGTGGAGCAGATAACCGTTATTGAGCAGCAGGACAGCCTGCTGCGGCTGGCCAGCATGGATCCTACTGCCCTGGAAGCGTACATAGATGATGTAATACGGCAGGAAGAGCAGGCCAGGGAAATAGCTCAGCGCAAAAATTCTGAAAAGATTAACCAGGTAAATGTACGCACGGGCTTTAACACCATACCCGATAAATTCGGTACCGCACAGGAATCTGGCAGCAACGTCTGGTACTTTTATAATACCTCACTGGTTAGCATAGGGCAAAGCGAGTTTGTAAAACGCTGGGGCAACCGCCCGCTGGAGGATAACTGGCGCCGCAGCAAGCGTGGCCGTGACAATAGCAATGTAACCACCCAGGCGCAGGCCCGCGAAGAATTTGAAGATGCCACTGCCGAAGTTGTTGACAATGATGCACGCCTGGCGGCACGCCGGGCAACGATGGTGGAAAACCTGCCAATTACACCGGAGCAACAAACAGCATCACTCCTGCAGATCGAAACCGCCTATTACAACCTGGGCAGAATCTTTAATTACGACCTGAAAGAGTTTTTACCCACAGTAGATGCCTACACCACACTGATTAGCCGTTTTCAGGAGTCGGAGTACAGGCCGGAGGTGCTCTATAACTTATACCTGATGTATTTGCCCACCGACGAGGCAAAAGCAAACCAGTACCGGGATGAGCTGCTAAGGCTATATCCGGAAAGCACCTATGCCCGAACCATTCTTAACCCAAATTACGAGCGCGAAGAGGATCAGGCCACTGCTCAGTTAAAACAGCTCTATGCCCAGGCATACAATTTGTATCAGCGCCAGGCTTATGCCAGGGCAGACAGCCTGCTGCAGCAGGGGCAGCAACTATACCCCAACAGTAATTTCCAGAGCCACTTAGACCTGCTGCGTATCCTTATCATGGGGCATACCGCCGATATGCAAAGCTACCAGGCTTCTCTTGAGCAGTTTATCCAGGGCAACGAAGATCAGTCCCTGGACCAGTATGCCTCAGAGCTGCTGCAGGCAAGTCAGAAATTCTCTGCAGATACCACCCTGAGACTGGGAACGGTTTATGAAGAAGACTTCAACCAGCCCCATTATTTTATAGCGCTTTACACCCCCGGCAATAAAAAGGCGAATGAGATTATCAGGCTGATAGATAGCTATAATGCAAAGCAGGAAGCTTCCCGAAAACTTAAAGCCACAACCATTATTTTGAATGACAGAAAATCGATGGTTTTTGTAAGTCAGTTTCCTGATAAAACCACGGCAATGCAGTATTTTAGAGCCCTGGAAAGAAAAAATCCATTTGGCAGTGATTTCGAGAACGCTGATTTGGAATACTTTGTTATTTCTAAAGATAATTTCAGCATCTTGTATAACTCTAAGGATGTAGGAAGATATTCAGCCTTCTTTCAGAAATTCTACTATTAA